In uncultured Bacteroides sp., the following proteins share a genomic window:
- a CDS encoding hydrogenase iron-sulfur subunit, whose product MNNNNSEFEPKIVAFVCNWCTYAGADLTGTSRLKYATNVKIVRFPCTGRIDFMLLLKAFAQGADGVIVSGCHPNDCHYTSGNFHARRRWITFRGLLDFMGIDIRRIQYSWVSAAEGAKWADIVNTTVANIRELGPYTEYQKVAEYLDKEEYNG is encoded by the coding sequence ATGAACAATAATAATTCAGAATTTGAACCTAAAATTGTCGCTTTCGTATGCAACTGGTGTACCTATGCAGGAGCCGACTTAACTGGTACAAGCCGATTAAAATATGCTACGAACGTGAAAATCGTTCGCTTCCCATGTACCGGACGCATTGACTTCATGTTACTCCTGAAAGCTTTTGCTCAGGGAGCCGACGGAGTAATCGTTTCCGGTTGTCACCCTAACGACTGCCACTATACAAGTGGTAACTTCCATGCTCGTCGCCGTTGGATTACATTCCGCGGATTACTCGACTTTATGGGTATTGACATACGCCGCATCCAGTACTCCTGGGTATCTGCTGCCGAAGGAGCAAAATGGGCTGATATTGTAAATACAACCGTAGCAAATATCCGTGAGCTGGGTCCTTACACAGAATATCAGAAAGTTGCCGAATATTTAGATAAGGAGGAATACAATGGATAA
- a CDS encoding 4Fe-4S dicluster domain-containing protein, with protein sequence MDKLRQRAAALLADGTVTLVIGYEEGTNKPRPIFCHTAEEAGKLIYSSHCIHNLAVYLTKKELMGTGKVAITATIPALRSILQLAIENQLNEENLLVITVTDKEEVKEFANFAEIEAYIADFQLKLEGKEQEIIDKLEGMSREERFKFWMEEMSHCFKCYACRAACPLCYCTKCIVEENRPQWINPWAAPLANMEWQINRAMHMAGRCTGCGACGDACPVGIPIHLLTRKMMEDLAPEFGFTPGQPSKNGNALSTWKADDKENFIR encoded by the coding sequence ATGGATAAACTCAGACAGAGAGCCGCCGCACTACTTGCCGACGGAACCGTAACCCTCGTTATCGGTTACGAAGAAGGAACCAACAAGCCACGTCCTATCTTTTGCCATACAGCAGAAGAGGCAGGAAAACTGATATACAGCAGCCATTGCATTCATAATCTGGCTGTTTATCTCACCAAGAAAGAACTAATGGGAACAGGCAAGGTAGCTATTACAGCAACCATTCCTGCCCTGAGAAGTATTCTTCAGTTGGCTATTGAAAACCAATTGAATGAGGAAAATCTTCTGGTAATAACAGTTACTGATAAAGAAGAGGTGAAAGAGTTTGCTAATTTTGCCGAGATTGAAGCTTACATTGCAGACTTTCAACTTAAACTGGAAGGTAAAGAACAGGAAATCATTGATAAACTTGAAGGCATGAGCCGCGAAGAACGCTTTAAGTTCTGGATGGAAGAAATGTCTCACTGTTTTAAATGCTATGCTTGCCGCGCTGCCTGTCCGCTTTGTTACTGCACAAAATGTATTGTTGAAGAAAACCGTCCACAGTGGATTAATCCTTGGGCTGCTCCTTTAGCAAATATGGAATGGCAAATAAACCGCGCCATGCACATGGCCGGACGTTGTACCGGTTGCGGGGCATGTGGAGACGCTTGTCCTGTAGGTATTCCTATCCATTTACTTACCCGTAAAATGATGGAAGATCTTGCTCCGGAATTCGGTTTCACACCTGGACAGCCATCAAAGAACGGAAATGCTCTTTCCACATGGAAAGCAGACGATAAAGAAAACTTTATACGATAA
- a CDS encoding 4Fe-4S dicluster domain-containing protein, translated as METKDISKNGLNEWFSQIVKSGKRVYAPVEERGKVEFKKVQALSEVADEYIQTTQSIKSAVFPRAEVLFSYEKEQGAVKTEDFNPDTVKETVLWKIHPCDAAGFKPLTAIFNWDYKDKLYNAHLEKTTLVTFSCAKADKSCFCTSVNGGPGNTAGSDVQLTMLPDGGAIVEILTPKGEALVQLATSAFENDKGEDKSKYLADVPQMFDVEAIKAKLATAFDSPVWKEQSERCLGCGACAFVCPTCACFDIQEDAHGSKGKRIRCWDSCGFSLFTKHTSGHNPRAVQSQRWRQRILHKFSYMPDRLSVLGCTGCGRCSRACPVDMNILEHLTSIAKK; from the coding sequence ATGGAAACAAAAGATATCAGTAAAAACGGACTGAATGAATGGTTCAGCCAAATTGTAAAAAGCGGAAAACGTGTTTATGCGCCGGTTGAGGAGCGCGGAAAAGTAGAATTCAAGAAAGTTCAGGCTCTCAGCGAGGTGGCCGATGAATATATTCAGACTACACAATCCATTAAGTCGGCTGTTTTTCCACGTGCAGAAGTTTTGTTCTCTTACGAAAAGGAACAGGGAGCCGTGAAAACAGAAGACTTTAATCCAGATACAGTAAAAGAAACTGTTCTGTGGAAGATTCACCCATGTGATGCAGCCGGATTCAAACCTCTTACCGCCATCTTTAACTGGGATTACAAGGATAAATTATATAACGCCCATCTGGAAAAGACAACCCTCGTTACTTTCAGCTGTGCAAAGGCAGACAAGAGCTGTTTCTGCACCAGTGTGAATGGTGGACCGGGTAACACTGCCGGAAGCGACGTTCAACTAACTATGCTACCTGATGGTGGAGCTATCGTTGAGATTCTTACTCCTAAAGGTGAAGCACTTGTGCAACTAGCAACCTCAGCGTTTGAGAATGACAAAGGAGAAGATAAGTCTAAGTATCTTGCCGATGTACCTCAGATGTTTGACGTAGAAGCGATCAAAGCCAAACTAGCTACCGCTTTTGATAGTCCTGTATGGAAAGAACAATCAGAACGTTGCCTTGGTTGCGGAGCTTGCGCATTTGTATGTCCTACTTGTGCGTGCTTCGACATTCAGGAAGACGCACATGGTTCTAAAGGAAAACGTATTCGCTGCTGGGATTCCTGCGGATTCTCACTATTCACCAAGCACACTTCGGGACACAACCCACGTGCCGTGCAAAGTCAACGCTGGCGTCAACGCATTCTGCATAAGTTCTCTTACATGCCCGACCGCCTTAGCGTACTTGGTTGCACTGGTTGCGGACGCTGTTCACGCGCCTGTCCGGTAGATATGAATATACTTGAACATCTAACTTCAATTGCAAAAAAATGA
- a CDS encoding FAD/NAD(P)-binding protein: MSEQNIYLPYLMTIDKITNEAPGVKTFKLKFQNEEEANAFNFKAGQFGEYSAFGEGESTFCIASAPTRKGYIECTFRETGKVTSGLADLEEGSTMGFRGPFGNTFPMDEWKGKSLVFIAGGIALPPMRCVIQNALDLRENFKDITIVYGAKSVNDLVYKDELKEWADRPDVNLVTTVDPGGETPDWKGEIGFVPSIVDKTAPSPENTIAIVCGPPIMIKFTFPVLEKLGFKDDQIYTTLENRMKCGVGKCGRCNVGKLYVCKDGPVFSKEQLNNIPAEEY, encoded by the coding sequence ATGAGCGAACAAAATATATATCTTCCATACCTGATGACCATTGATAAGATTACCAATGAAGCTCCTGGTGTGAAGACCTTTAAGTTGAAATTTCAAAACGAAGAAGAGGCTAACGCATTTAATTTCAAAGCCGGACAATTTGGAGAATATTCTGCTTTTGGCGAAGGAGAATCTACTTTTTGTATAGCCTCAGCTCCTACCCGTAAAGGATATATTGAATGTACTTTCCGTGAAACAGGAAAGGTAACTTCGGGACTTGCCGACCTTGAAGAAGGTAGCACCATGGGATTTCGCGGACCTTTTGGTAACACATTCCCTATGGACGAATGGAAAGGAAAGAGCCTGGTATTTATTGCCGGAGGTATCGCCTTGCCACCAATGCGTTGTGTAATTCAGAACGCACTCGATCTTCGTGAAAACTTCAAGGACATTACAATCGTATACGGAGCAAAATCTGTAAACGACCTTGTTTACAAAGACGAATTAAAGGAATGGGCCGACCGTCCGGATGTAAATCTGGTAACAACTGTTGACCCGGGTGGTGAAACTCCTGACTGGAAAGGTGAGATAGGCTTTGTTCCTTCAATTGTAGATAAAACAGCTCCATCTCCAGAGAATACAATTGCCATTGTGTGCGGACCTCCTATCATGATTAAGTTTACCTTCCCTGTATTAGAGAAGTTAGGCTTCAAGGACGATCAGATTTATACAACACTTGAAAACCGTATGAAGTGCGGCGTAGGTAAATGCGGTCGCTGCAATGTAGGCAAGCTTTATGTTTGCAAAGACGGACCGGTATTCAGCAAAGAGCAACTAAACAACATTCCGGCTGAAGAGTATTAA
- a CDS encoding carboxypeptidase-like regulatory domain-containing protein — protein MNYQIYIKHTILFLLFTICGYTNIHAQSITISGLITNSEKGTKASNISIFTKRPKIGTISDSKGYFRISLPSSCTNKYLYFTGVGFQKDSVLISGSTSVNIKMLPKTYTLKEIYIMPDSTLLTLLRKAYLRIPENYPTKPSLNTGFYRESVQDEKYQQVYLAEAMLSIYKDSYSKKSAEPGEVEILKSRKKEISSIGLLYYGGPFVPINGDVVLQRKNYINPQHFKAYKYKFNGIKESEGQEFYDISYTSAKSDSTEFKGRTLIDKQSLAYVYFERDLENYQTTNLRIKGVESHSKVTYEKQNDKYYLKQYENNNIEKNLLNGKYIYSTLDYITTDVKLDSVKPIPFERRLGYFEPFMQKTDDYNKKGWTDYDELNNALLQKSELQFSTSTAEEIFNTKSTKKLVFTNQLLKILLKLNFEYGLSFNTVSLNSNNYSFIFNPGGGLQPFTIDKQQPSRKETAVIQSLIGYRLNKNLSIFMKGTDDYFNSDISSDEHYYGIQFRKNLKSTGRPLFFEPSIAFCTKNHFVNLGTYSNPSAFHFGGEKIDAKKIAFAYGLQQKTIAPQIAFSKRINRFASLKLFGTYNIPLDTKKAFRIKEKSGFFLSRKTATTRFENNQFIINNSEQNIWNSLKVNRFQVGFTITLL, from the coding sequence ATGAACTATCAGATATATATTAAACACACAATTCTCTTTTTGCTTTTTACTATCTGTGGATACACAAATATCCATGCACAATCAATTACCATATCCGGCTTAATAACTAATTCGGAGAAAGGAACAAAGGCATCTAATATCAGCATCTTCACCAAACGTCCAAAGATTGGAACAATCTCCGACAGCAAAGGATATTTCAGAATCAGTCTCCCCTCCTCCTGTACAAACAAGTATCTGTACTTTACCGGAGTGGGCTTCCAGAAAGACAGTGTACTTATTTCGGGTAGTACATCGGTAAATATAAAGATGTTGCCCAAAACATATACGCTAAAAGAGATTTATATTATGCCGGACAGTACGCTGCTTACCCTTTTACGAAAGGCATATCTTAGAATACCCGAAAACTATCCCACAAAGCCATCATTAAATACAGGTTTTTACAGAGAAAGTGTGCAAGACGAAAAATACCAGCAAGTATATCTTGCCGAGGCAATGCTCTCTATCTACAAAGATTCTTATAGCAAAAAAAGTGCAGAACCCGGAGAGGTTGAAATTCTGAAATCAAGAAAGAAAGAGATCAGCAGTATTGGACTTTTATATTACGGAGGGCCATTTGTTCCTATAAATGGTGATGTCGTTTTGCAACGAAAAAATTACATTAATCCTCAGCATTTCAAAGCATACAAATATAAATTCAACGGCATAAAGGAATCTGAAGGACAGGAATTTTATGATATTTCTTATACCAGCGCAAAAAGTGATTCAACGGAGTTCAAAGGAAGAACGCTAATAGATAAACAAAGCTTGGCTTATGTTTATTTTGAGAGAGATCTTGAGAATTATCAGACTACAAACCTTAGAATTAAAGGAGTTGAGTCTCATTCAAAAGTTACATATGAAAAGCAGAATGATAAATATTACCTTAAGCAATATGAAAATAATAACATTGAAAAAAATCTATTAAACGGGAAATATATTTATTCTACTCTTGATTATATAACTACCGATGTAAAATTAGACTCTGTTAAACCTATACCTTTTGAAAGAAGACTAGGATACTTTGAGCCGTTTATGCAAAAGACAGATGATTATAACAAAAAAGGTTGGACAGACTATGATGAGCTAAACAATGCATTGCTTCAGAAGAGTGAGCTCCAATTTTCAACGTCAACTGCAGAAGAGATTTTCAACACAAAAAGTACTAAGAAGCTAGTATTTACAAATCAGTTACTAAAGATTCTGCTGAAACTAAACTTTGAGTATGGTTTGTCTTTTAATACCGTAAGCCTCAACAGTAACAATTATAGTTTTATCTTTAATCCAGGAGGAGGATTGCAACCGTTTACTATTGATAAGCAACAGCCTTCCAGAAAAGAAACAGCCGTTATTCAAAGTCTGATAGGATATCGTTTGAACAAAAATCTTAGTATCTTTATGAAAGGAACAGATGATTACTTTAACAGTGATATTTCATCGGATGAGCATTATTATGGCATTCAATTCAGAAAAAACTTAAAAAGTACCGGTCGCCCACTATTCTTTGAACCTTCTATTGCTTTTTGCACAAAAAATCATTTCGTAAACCTGGGAACATACAGCAATCCTTCCGCATTCCATTTTGGAGGAGAAAAGATTGATGCAAAGAAAATCGCATTTGCTTATGGATTGCAGCAAAAAACAATAGCTCCGCAAATTGCTTTTTCTAAAAGAATCAATCGATTTGCCAGTTTAAAGCTGTTTGGGACTTACAACATACCTCTTGACACAAAGAAAGCATTCCGAATAAAAGAGAAGAGTGGATTCTTTCTTTCCAGAAAGACTGCTACTACAAGATTCGAAAACAATCAGTTTATAATTAATAACAGCGAGCAAAATATTTGGAATTCATTAAAAGTAAATCGCTTTCAGGTAGGATTTACAATCACTTTACTGTAA
- the mraZ gene encoding division/cell wall cluster transcriptional repressor MraZ — protein MDRFLGNIEAKADVKGRLFIPALFRKQLQAASEERLIMRKDTYQDCLVLYPESVWNEELNELRERLNKWNPTHQQVFRQFVSDVEVITPDSNGRILIPKRYMQMAGITTDVRFIGVDNTIEIWAKTKADKPFMNPEEFSRELEKVMNNKVINE, from the coding sequence ATGGATCGATTTTTGGGCAATATTGAAGCCAAAGCAGATGTAAAAGGTCGCCTTTTTATTCCTGCTTTGTTCAGGAAACAGCTACAGGCTGCCTCTGAAGAAAGGCTGATTATGCGCAAGGACACCTATCAGGACTGTTTGGTTCTTTACCCCGAAAGCGTTTGGAATGAAGAACTTAACGAATTACGCGAGCGTCTAAACAAATGGAATCCAACCCATCAGCAAGTCTTCAGACAATTTGTTTCCGATGTGGAAGTTATCACACCGGATAGCAACGGACGGATACTTATACCCAAACGTTACATGCAAATGGCTGGCATCACTACCGATGTAAGGTTTATTGGTGTGGATAATACCATTGAGATATGGGCGAAAACAAAAGCGGATAAGCCGTTTATGAATCCCGAAGAGTTCAGTCGGGAGCTTGAAAAAGTAATGAACAACAAAGTAATTAACGAATAA
- the rsmH gene encoding 16S rRNA (cytosine(1402)-N(4))-methyltransferase RsmH yields the protein MNEEITYHVPVLLKESVDGMNIQPEGTYVDVTFGGGGHSKEILSRLGKNGKLLGFDQDEDAEKNIVNDKRFIFVRSNFRYLHNFLRYHNIDGVDSILADLGVSSHHFDDSERGFSFRFDGKLDMRMNKRAGITAAEMVNTYEEERLANIFYLYGELKNSRRLASVIVKSRADKKIETIEDFLAVIKPLFGREREKKELAKVFQALRIEVNQEMETLKEMLLAATEALKPGGRLVVITYHSLEDRMVKNIMKTGNVEGKQDQDFFGNLNTPFRLVNNKVIVPDENEIARNPRSRSAKLRIAEKK from the coding sequence ATGAACGAAGAAATAACATACCATGTGCCAGTGCTCCTAAAAGAGAGTGTAGACGGGATGAACATCCAGCCTGAAGGGACGTATGTGGACGTAACCTTTGGCGGTGGCGGACATTCGAAAGAGATTTTAAGCCGACTGGGAAAGAATGGCAAATTGCTGGGATTTGACCAGGATGAGGATGCGGAAAAGAATATTGTGAACGACAAACGTTTCATCTTTGTACGCAGCAACTTCCGTTATCTTCATAACTTTCTGCGTTATCACAACATTGACGGCGTGGATTCCATTCTGGCCGACCTGGGCGTTTCTTCTCACCATTTCGACGATAGCGAAAGAGGATTCTCTTTCCGCTTTGACGGGAAGCTGGATATGCGAATGAACAAGCGCGCCGGAATTACTGCAGCCGAAATGGTTAACACCTATGAAGAGGAAAGACTTGCTAATATCTTCTATCTGTACGGAGAACTGAAAAACAGTCGCAGACTGGCTTCGGTCATTGTCAAATCACGTGCAGATAAAAAGATTGAAACCATTGAAGATTTCCTTGCGGTGATTAAGCCTCTTTTTGGAAGAGAAAGAGAGAAAAAGGAGCTGGCCAAGGTGTTTCAGGCTTTGCGCATTGAGGTGAATCAGGAAATGGAGACACTGAAAGAGATGCTGCTGGCAGCTACTGAAGCATTGAAACCGGGAGGACGATTGGTGGTTATCACTTATCATTCACTGGAAGACCGGATGGTGAAAAATATAATGAAGACGGGCAATGTGGAAGGCAAACAGGATCAGGATTTCTTCGGAAATCTGAATACTCCTTTCAGACTGGTAAACAACAAGGTTATTGTGCCCGATGAAAACGAAATTGCACGAAATCCACGCTCCAGAAGCGCTAAACTTAGAATTGCAGAAAAGAAATAG
- a CDS encoding FtsL-like putative cell division protein: protein MNENEEIKTEQTQEKSSQKDAQAKSMSLKSILGGDILANDFFRRQTKLMILIMVFVIFYISNRYSCQQQLIEIDRLEKQLTDIKYDALTRSSELMEKSRQSRIEEYISSQESDLQTATNPPYLIKQ, encoded by the coding sequence ATGAACGAAAACGAAGAAATTAAAACAGAACAAACTCAGGAAAAGAGCAGCCAAAAGGATGCTCAGGCTAAGAGTATGTCTCTTAAAAGTATTCTGGGAGGCGATATTCTGGCCAACGACTTTTTCCGTCGACAGACCAAATTGATGATTCTCATTATGGTTTTTGTTATTTTCTATATCAGCAACCGCTATTCCTGTCAGCAACAGCTTATTGAGATTGACCGTTTGGAAAAACAACTTACTGATATTAAGTATGATGCACTGACACGTTCTTCTGAACTAATGGAGAAAAGCCGTCAGTCAAGAATTGAAGAATATATATCCAGTCAGGAGAGCGACTTGCAAACAGCCACTAATCCTCCTTATTTAATAAAGCAATAA
- a CDS encoding penicillin-binding protein, protein MTRYFFIILLMGLVGVAIVVKAGIVMFAERQYWKDVAERFVKENVIVHPSRGNIISADGKLMASSLPEYKIYMDFKAGGKVKDSLMCDSMKYICEGLHKIFPDMSAAKFKSHIQKGRKKGSRSYLIYPNRISYIQYKEVKRLPIFNMGKFKGGFHELAFNQRKKPFGSLATRTLGDVFADTAQGAKNGLELAYDTILKGKNGITHRQKIMNKYLNITDVAPQDGLDLVTTIDVGMQDITEKALIDKLKEINANVGVAVLMEVATGEVKAIVNMTKCKDGNYREIKNNAVSDMMEPGSTFKTASIMVALEDGKITPEDGVDTGNGIRMMHGRPMKDHNWARGGYQYLTVPQILMKSSNIGVSAIIDNAYFNDPQKFVKGLYRVGINADLHIPIKGAGRAHIRMPNKDNWSNTALAWMSIGYESQVPPINTLAFYNAIANNGVMVAPKFVKGVMKNGEMIHEFPTEVLKQSICSERTLKQIQSILERVVSEGLGKPAGSKQFHSSGKTGTAQVSQGSGGYKSGQVNYLVSFCGYFPSEAPKYSCIVAIQKSGLPASGGMMAGTVFGKIAERVYAKNLSTDLSLAVDSNSVVIPTVKSGELNETKYVLDALKIQNREQFTPVSYGKKLWGSAQQTSNAVLITGKMVARNIMPAVIGMGAKDAVYLLESKGLKVSLSGIGKVKSQSIAQGTRIMRGQTVTIQLN, encoded by the coding sequence ATGACCCGTTATTTCTTCATCATATTACTGATGGGGCTGGTAGGTGTTGCAATTGTTGTAAAAGCCGGAATTGTTATGTTTGCCGAAAGACAGTATTGGAAAGATGTGGCAGAACGCTTTGTAAAAGAGAATGTTATTGTACATCCCAGCCGTGGAAACATTATTTCGGCTGATGGAAAACTGATGGCCAGTAGTTTGCCGGAATATAAGATCTATATGGACTTTAAAGCCGGTGGTAAAGTTAAAGACAGCTTAATGTGCGACAGCATGAAATATATCTGCGAGGGGTTACACAAAATATTCCCTGATATGTCCGCAGCAAAATTTAAATCGCATATTCAAAAAGGAAGAAAGAAAGGTAGCAGAAGTTACCTTATCTATCCGAACCGAATTTCCTATATTCAATATAAAGAGGTAAAGAGACTGCCTATCTTTAATATGGGTAAATTCAAGGGTGGTTTTCATGAGCTGGCTTTTAACCAAAGGAAAAAACCATTCGGATCATTGGCCACTCGTACATTGGGAGATGTCTTTGCAGATACTGCTCAAGGTGCAAAGAACGGATTGGAACTTGCTTACGATACTATACTGAAGGGTAAGAATGGTATTACTCACCGTCAGAAGATTATGAATAAATACCTCAACATTACAGATGTTGCCCCTCAGGACGGACTGGATCTTGTAACTACGATTGATGTGGGAATGCAGGATATTACTGAAAAAGCGTTGATTGATAAACTGAAAGAAATCAATGCCAATGTGGGTGTTGCTGTATTGATGGAAGTTGCAACGGGAGAAGTTAAGGCCATTGTAAACATGACTAAATGCAAAGACGGCAACTATCGGGAGATAAAAAATAATGCAGTTTCGGATATGATGGAACCGGGTTCCACATTTAAAACTGCTTCTATAATGGTTGCGTTGGAAGACGGAAAAATAACACCTGAAGACGGGGTGGATACTGGTAACGGTATCAGGATGATGCATGGACGTCCAATGAAAGATCACAACTGGGCCAGAGGTGGATATCAGTATCTTACTGTACCACAGATATTAATGAAGTCTTCTAACATTGGGGTTTCAGCCATTATTGATAATGCTTATTTTAATGATCCGCAGAAATTTGTGAAAGGACTATATAGGGTGGGTATCAATGCCGATCTGCACATTCCTATAAAGGGTGCAGGAAGGGCACACATTCGTATGCCGAATAAAGACAACTGGTCAAATACTGCCTTGGCATGGATGTCAATTGGTTACGAATCTCAGGTACCTCCTATTAATACGCTGGCTTTTTATAATGCGATTGCCAATAATGGGGTAATGGTTGCACCTAAATTCGTGAAAGGAGTAATGAAGAATGGTGAAATGATTCATGAATTTCCTACAGAAGTACTGAAACAATCTATTTGCTCTGAACGTACTTTGAAACAGATTCAATCTATTCTGGAAAGAGTTGTGAGTGAAGGTTTAGGTAAGCCAGCCGGTTCCAAACAGTTCCATTCTTCTGGAAAGACCGGAACAGCTCAGGTTTCTCAGGGAAGCGGAGGTTACAAATCGGGGCAGGTTAATTATCTGGTGAGTTTTTGCGGATACTTTCCATCCGAAGCACCAAAGTATAGCTGTATTGTTGCAATACAGAAATCAGGTCTGCCAGCATCAGGTGGTATGATGGCAGGTACTGTTTTTGGTAAGATAGCAGAACGTGTGTATGCTAAAAATCTGAGTACAGACCTATCTCTTGCAGTTGATTCTAATTCTGTGGTAATTCCAACTGTAAAATCAGGAGAATTAAACGAAACCAAATATGTGCTTGACGCACTCAAGATACAAAACCGCGAACAGTTCACCCCTGTTTCTTACGGTAAGAAGTTATGGGGTTCTGCTCAGCAAACTTCAAATGCCGTATTGATTACAGGGAAAATGGTTGCCCGGAATATTATGCCTGCTGTTATAGGAATGGGCGCCAAAGATGCTGTATATTTGCTGGAAAGTAAGGGACTAAAGGTTTCTCTATCAGGAATAGGTAAGGTAAAGTCTCAAAGCATTGCGCAAGGAACACGAATTATGAGAGGACAAACAGTAACCATACAATTGAATTAA
- a CDS encoding UDP-N-acetylmuramoyl-L-alanyl-D-glutamate--2,6-diaminopimelate ligase yields MKLDQVIKNIQVTNQIGHSDLELTGINSDSRKIEAGHLFVAVKGTQTDGHTYIPTAIKKGAVAVLCEDLPAELSENVTYIQVKDTEDAVGKAATAYYGDPTSKLELVGVTGTNGKTTIATLLYDTFRYFGYKVGLLSTVCNYIDNEAVPATHTTPDPISLNELLGRMADAGCKYVFMEVSSHSIAQKRISGLRYAGGVFTNLTRDHLDYHKTVENYLKAKKKFFDDLPKDAFALTNVDDKNGMVMLQNTKAKTYTYSLRSLCDFKGKILEDHFEGMLLNFNDKELAVQFIGKFNASNLLAVFGAATLLGKKEEDVLLALSTLRPVAGRFDSLRSPQGYTAIVDYAHTPDALVNVLAAIQEILEGKGKIITVVGAGGNRDKGKRPIMAQESVKGSDKVIITSDNPRNEEPQDIINDMLAGLNAEERKNVITIVDRKEAIRTACMLAQPGDVILVAGKGHENYQEIKGVKHHFDDKEVLREIFGN; encoded by the coding sequence ATGAAACTAGATCAAGTAATTAAGAATATACAAGTGACTAATCAGATTGGTCACTCTGATCTTGAACTTACAGGAATTAACTCTGATTCAAGAAAAATTGAGGCCGGACATCTTTTTGTAGCCGTTAAGGGTACACAGACTGACGGACATACTTATATTCCAACTGCTATTAAAAAAGGAGCAGTAGCCGTTTTATGTGAGGATTTACCTGCTGAACTATCTGAAAATGTTACTTATATTCAGGTGAAAGATACTGAGGATGCTGTGGGCAAGGCAGCAACTGCATATTATGGCGACCCTACTTCAAAACTGGAATTGGTGGGGGTAACCGGAACAAATGGAAAAACAACTATTGCCACCTTATTATATGACACATTCCGCTACTTTGGCTATAAGGTAGGATTGCTATCTACCGTGTGCAACTACATTGATAACGAAGCAGTACCTGCAACACATACCACCCCCGACCCTATCAGCTTAAATGAGTTATTGGGAAGAATGGCTGATGCCGGTTGCAAATATGTATTCATGGAAGTTAGCTCTCACTCCATTGCACAAAAAAGAATCAGTGGTCTTCGTTATGCAGGTGGTGTATTCACAAACCTGACAAGAGATCACTTAGATTATCATAAAACAGTGGAAAACTATCTGAAAGCTAAAAAGAAATTCTTTGATGATCTTCCTAAGGATGCATTTGCACTGACTAACGTAGATGATAAGAATGGAATGGTAATGTTGCAAAATACCAAAGCAAAAACATATACTTATTCATTAAGAAGCCTTTGCGACTTTAAAGGAAAGATTCTTGAAGATCATTTCGAAGGTATGCTACTTAATTTCAATGATAAAGAGCTTGCTGTACAGTTTATTGGTAAGTTCAACGCGTCTAACTTGTTAGCTGTATTCGGAGCTGCGACTTTACTGGGCAAAAAAGAAGAAGACGTTTTATTGGCACTTAGCACACTTCGTCCTGTAGCTGGTCGTTTTGATTCATTGCGTTCTCCGCAAGGATACACTGCAATTGTGGATTATGCTCATACTCCTGATGCATTAGTAAATGTACTGGCAGCCATTCAGGAAATTCTGGAAGGTAAGGGCAAAATAATAACAGTCGTTGGTGCCGGAGGAAATCGTGATAAAGGCAAGCGCCCTATCATGGCTCAGGAATCAGTTAAAGGAAGCGACAAAGTGATCATTACATCTGATAATCCCCGCAACGAGGAACCGCAAGATATCATCAATGATATGTTAGCAGGTTTAAATGCTGAAGAACGTAAAAACGTAATCACCATAGTTGACCGTAAAGAGGCTATTCGTACTGCATGTATGCTTGCTCAACCAGGAGACGTAATTCTTGTAGCCGGAAAAGGTCATGAGAATTATCAGGAAATTAAAGGAGTGAAACATCACTTCGATGATAAGGAAGTGCTTAGAGAAATCTTCGGGAACTAA